In Drechmeria coniospora strain ARSEF 6962 chromosome 03, whole genome shotgun sequence, the DNA window CCTCAGGGAAAGGCCGGCTCGAAGAAGGCTCCCAAGGTTCGTACAAAGCCCCGAAAACCATAGTCGGTGTCGCATGAGCTGACGGAGGTCCGCGCAGAACCCTCTCATCGAGAAGCGCCCCCGAAacttcggcatcggccaggACATTCAGCCCAGCCGCAACCTGTCTCGCATGGTTAAGTGGCCCGAGTATGTCCGCCTTCAGCGCCAGAGGAAAATCCTCCACATGCGCCTCAAGGTCCCTCCTTCCCTGGCCCAGTTCCAGCACGTCCTCGACCGCAACACGGCCGCTCAAGCCTTCAAGCTCCTCAACAAGTACCGCCCGGAGACCAAGtcggagaagaaggagcgTCTCCTGAAGGAGGCCAcggccgtcaaggacggcaagaagaaggaggatgTCAGCAAGAAGCCCTACGCGGTCAAGTACGGCCTGAaccacgtcgtcggcctcatcgAGAACAAGAAGGCTtccctcgtcctcatccCCAATGACGTCGACCccatcgagctcgtcgtctttCTGCCTTCTCTCTGCAAGAAGATGGGAGTCCCTTACGCCATCGTCAAGGGCAAGGCCCGTCTGGGAACCGTTGTTCACAAGAAGGTGAGCAAAACTCGGCGCCTTTTCGACTTGGACGGCAAGCGCAATGCTAACGGGGAGTAGACGGCTGCCGTTCTGGCTCTGACCGAGGTCCGATCCGAGGACAAGACGGAGCTTTCCAAGCTCGTGTCCGCCATCAAGGATGGCTTCATGGAGAAGCACGACTCCGTCCGACGACAGTGGGGCGGTGGCATCATGGGTGCCAAGGCGCAGATGCGGATCGTGAAGAAGCAGAAGGCTCTGGAGGCTGCCACCAAGATCTAAATCTACAACTTGTCTAATATCCATGATGCATTGGGGTTTCGCGTTCAAGGTGTTGCGTTTTCAGGGCATGGAAAAATGAATTGAAATTTTAGCGACACCCTGTGTATGCCGCTTCCTCGCACGACAACTCTTGTCTGTTGTAGACGTCCCGGTGCCGCTGATGTCGATGAGTGAGCGATGCGGTTGTCAGATCCATGGTGCATGCGTTTTGCTTGCGTGCGCTTTACATCCTGCTACGTATCAGCACAAGGCGAGAATTTGATAGGCACGGCACGACGGTGCGCAGGCGAGTTTATGTGCATATTTTCCGACCTCCCGCTCCGGGTATGGCTCCgtgtccgcctcgtcggacAGTCGACCGTGACACCAGATGATAGTTACATGGCCTGCGTATCTATGCTGCAACTCTGTAGAGTTCAATACGGAGAGGAGTTGAATGAATAGTGCTGCTCATGTTCGATACAGGGTGTGTAGGGTGGGGTGGACAACAAAGTATATTCCCACAACAATCTCCATCAACTGCTTTACAAGTAACTGTACACATTTTCCGAAGCTTGCGTCGTTGTAGATACTGGCTGACAGATGATTTAGGCCTGACGCCATCAATCATCGAGTCTCGGACTCTAACTGAAAGAATTGGGAGAGTCTAGCGAATCGATATGGACCGTTAGGATATATCGAGGAGTAGGTAATTTCAACGCCGTCTTGAGCCACTGTTTCAGGCGTACGTGCACCGCAAGCGTTGGCTATTGATGTGAATGTATGAATATGTGCTGTCGCGCCAAAGTTGCGTATGGGAAATGAGGCACGATGAGGAGAATTGCAAAAGAAGAATCAAGATTGTAGAAAGAAAATTCAATCGCAGGCAATTCATCTGCTATGGGAAGTGTTTTGGCTAACCAAAATATCCCACATCAATCACCATTCGCTCATCCATCCAGAGAATCATGAGTGAAGTAGTGCTGATGCATACCAACTTCTTCCAGGGGTTATGAAGCCTTGAGATTGTCGACATGCATGTTTGCCGCATTCGTCATTTTTCAAGCCATCACTCCCCTGACGTAAACTGATACCAACGCAAGCTCTCACCCACTGCCGCCATCAGAGTGAGAGATCAGGATGTGTGCATTCTCGTCACGCAACAGGGGGTAGGTGTCGATTCGTATCGAAAGGGGTCGAGATGATGTGGCGTCTGGTGTTCGCTTGCTGAGCTACGCAAGCCCTGATCCTCAACTTTTCACCATCAGGCATTGGcataagcacatgtacacgtagCGACAGTTTGGGCCGGGGGGTTCATCTTGTCGCAAATTTTCTTTCTTGGATCGCAATTTCATAGCTCAAGAGTTACATTACTGAAACAAAAAATGTATATGCAACCAAAATCGATAGGAAACAGAA includes these proteins:
- a CDS encoding 60S ribosomal protein L8, whose amino-acid sequence is MPRRPPKTGKKVAPAPFPQGKAGSKKAPKNPLIEKRPRNFGIGQDIQPSRNLSRMVKWPEYVRLQRQRKILHMRLKVPPSLAQFQHVLDRNTAAQAFKLLNKYRPETKSEKKERLLKEATAVKDGKKKEDVSKKPYAVKYGLNHVVGLIENKKASLVLIPNDVDPIELVVFLPSLCKKMGVPYAIVKGKARLGTVVHKKTAAVLALTEVRSEDKTELSKLVSAIKDGFMEKHDSVRRQWGGGIMGAKAQMRIVKKQKALEAATKI